The stretch of DNA CACAATCCGGGCAATCGGCTTGACCCCAAGTTCATCTGCTTTTTCCCTGGACATGATCAGCATAGCCGCGGCTCCGTCATTTAGTCCGCACGCATTGCCAGCAGTGATCGTTCCGTCCTTTTTGAAAGCCGTCCGCAAAGAGGAAAGCACTTCAAGGGATGTTCGTTCATTTGGCCCTTGGTCTTCTTCCAACGTCACAGTTTCTTTTCGCTTTGTCGCAGTAACAGGAACAATTTCTTTTGCAAAAATGCCGTCCCGCTGCGCTTGCAATGCCCGCTCGTGACTACGAAGTGCAAAGGCGTCTTGCTCTTCCCGTGTAATGCCGTGTTCTTCCGCCACCACTTCCGCCGTTTCCCCCATCGTCATATCGACAAACGGGTCATGGAGCATTTCCACAATCTTATCGGTTACTTGATGGTGACCTAGCCGATAGCCAGACCGGGTCCCTTTTAATAAATGCGGGATTTGGCTCATATTTTCTGTACCAACGACGAGAATTGTTTCCGCATCTCCCGATTTGATCGCCTGGATGCCATTTACCAAGGCTTGCATGCCGGAAGCACAGTTTTGTCCAACTGTATGGGCCGAAATCTTTTCAGGGAACCCCAATTCCAAAGAGGCAATTCGACCGACATTCGAGAATGCGGAGGATTGATCTACATTTCCGACAATGATTTCGTCAATTGCTTCAGGTGGCACGTTGCTTTCTTCGACTACTGCTTTCATTACCGTTTTGGCCAATTCTTTGGTCGAGACATTTTCGTACATCCCATTAAACGTGCCGATCGCTGTTCGTTTGGCACTGACAATGACTACTTCTTTCATTGTTCTAACCCCCTTCAGGCTTTCACCAGTTGCGTCTTTAATATTTTTCCACTCAGTGTTTTCGGCATTTCATCAAGAACGTAATATTTCTTCGGGATTTTATAAGGAGCTAAATTCTTTCTACAAAACTTTTCAACATCCTCAAAATCAACCGAACCTTTGGAATCCTTCAATGTTACATAGGCAACAACTTGTTCCCCTTTAATCGCATCCGGTTCTCCGACCACGCCCACTTCAAGAAAACTGCCGTACTGATAGAGGACTTCCTCGATTTCCCGTGGATAGATTTTCAAACCGCCTTGGTTGATCATATCTTTTTTCCGATCAACGATATAAAAATACCCATCCTCGTCTTGATAACCAACGTCACCCGTATGGAACCACCCTCCACGCAATGCTTCTTTTGTAGCTTCCGGCCTATTCCAATACCCTTTCATGACATTCGGCCCTTGGACAACGACTTCCCCAATTTCACCCACAGGCACTTCTTGATCATTTTCATCAAAAATTTTGACCGATACCCCTTCAATCGCAGGACCGATTGATCCATGTTTAATCGGACCATCTGGACCGTGATTGCTAACGACAGGCGAACATTCGGTCAAGCCATAGCCTTCCAAGATGTCAAACCCGAATAATTCCTTCCATCGTTTGTGGACCGACACAGGCATGGACGCCGCACCCGTGAAAGCAATCCGTAAATTGAATTGATAGTTCTCGATATTTGGGTCATTTAACAGCATCGCATACATGGTCGGTGGACCAAAAAAATACGTAATTTGCTCCTTTTCCATCGTGTCCAATACAACTTTCGGGACGAATTTCTCCATGATGTAGCAACCTGCATTCGATAGGATCATCGTATTTAAGCAGTTCGTTTGTGCTGCTGCATGATAAAGAGGCGCGACAATCAATCCAATATCATCGGACGTACACTTTAAATGCTCACTATAGGTCTTAGCATTTCCGGCAAGTCCATCATGCGTTAACATTGCCCCTTTCGGATGACCTGTCGTTCCAGACGTATAGAGGATTTGACAGACAGCATTATCTTCAATATTCGCCTCGTATTCCCCGGATTGTTCGGTCATATATCTTCCAAAATTCAATTCTTCCGATTCATCATCGAGCACGACTATCTTTTTTACATTTTCTGAATGCTTGTTTACTGTTTCGATATTGTTTTTCGCCGATTGCTCACAAACATAGACGACCGGCTGGCAATCCTCCACTATAAAGCTCATTTCATTGGGAGTATAGAGAGGATTGATTGGCACGATGATGGCTCCGATTTTCATGGCGGCGTAATAACAATAGATGAATTCAAATCGGTTACCTACTTGAATGAGGATGCGTTCACCTTTTTCGACACCGAATGACAAAAATGCGTTCGCTGTCTGATTGATCTTCTTTTCCAATTCTTCATATGTAATTGTAGAATGCAGATTTTTTAAAGCAATTTTGTTGGGAGTAGAAATGGAAAACCTCGTAATCTCATTCATTACATTCATTATGATTCCTCCAATCAATTTAAATGAATACCAGTTCAAAAATTTCCTCTTAAAACTAATTTGACTAGTTTATACCTTTGTTTTACAATGTTCAATAAATGAATTTATATTCATAATTCTATTTCAAATCGATTAAATTGTCAAAATATTATTTAATTCTAGCTACTTTTATATCCTCAAGTGAATTTGTCCTCAATTAAATAAATTGGAGTGAGAGCTTATGAAAAAAAATGACAAGTATTATAGTATCTTGGAAGCTGCCAAGAAAGTATTTGCCCAAGAAGGCTATCATGGTGCCTCCATCTCAAAAATAGCTAAGGAAGCTGATATTGGTGACGGCACTGTTTATTTATATTTTAAAAACAAAGAAGATATTTTGATCCAATTATTCGACACGGCCATTTATCATCGTCATGTTCCGAAATCTGAGAGCTTAATCGAACCGCTTCAAGATCCACGGATTATGCTGTATGAATTAATCCGCAATCATTTTGACTTTTTTGGAGAAGACTATGACATGGCAAAAGTGGTTCAGATCGAATCACGGCAACCTACCGAATCATCAAGAAGCGTTGTCAAAAAAGGAACAAAACGCTATTTCCAATTACTGAGGAAAATTATAGAAAAAGGACAAGAAGAAGGTTTATTCCGAACGGATGTATCGACCTCTTCCTTACAAATACTTATCTTCGGCACATTGGATGAATTCGTAACAGCTTGGGTTCTATCGGAACATAAATATTCATTAATGCGCAAAGTGGAGGATGCCTATAAAATGCTCTTGCAATCCATCTATAACTTTTCCAACAACGAAAGAGAACAATGGCTTGCATCTCCCAGAAAAAATTGACCAAAAGAAGCGGCAAACACGCCGCTTCTTTTGGTCAGCCTGTTATTTTTGCACTTGCTTCTTCATATTCATAAAAACCTTTTCCCGTTTTCAAGCCTAGATGCCCTTTCCTCACTAGTTCCTTGAGAAACTCTCCCGGTCTATACGCTTCGTTTCCAGTTTCGGCATAGACATGCTCCATAAAGTACAGCAGCGTATCCAAGCCGATATAATCGGATAACTCCAGCGGCCCCATCGGATGTCCCATCGCCTTCTTCAATGCTGTATCAATATCCTCTTTCGTTGAAATCCCTTGTTCATAAGAAAGCATCGCTTCATTCAACATAGGCGTGATGATGCGATTGACGATAAAGCCAGGGACATCTTTTGCCAGCACTACGTTCTTTTCCAGGCTTTCAATAAAACTTGTTGCCGTTTTAATAGTTTCCTCTGAAGAATGTTTTCCTTGTATTAATTCCACGACAGGCATAATAGGCGCCGGATTAAAAAAATGTGTGCCAACCACTCGTTCCTTGTTCTTACAGCCGAGCGCAATATCTGTTATTGAAATACCTGAAGTATTGGAAGCCAGTATCGTATCAGAAGAAACAATGTCTTCCAATCGGTTAAATAAGGATTGTTTTACATCTAACTGTTCTGCAATCGCCTCAATTACAATTTCCGCACTCTCGATATCTTCCAATCGTCCCCCAATTATCAGACGTCCTTCTAAAAGTTGGAGCTCCTCTTGCCTATTTCTCTTTTCGGCCCACTTTTTTATTCGGTTCAATACATTGGAAGCCGCTAGTTTTAGCTGACTCTCATTGACATCATACAAGACGACAGAGTAGCCAGATTGAATACATACTTGGGCGATGCCGCTCCCCATCGCACCTGCGCCTACCACGGCGACCTGGGTGATTTCTTTGATCTTTTTCATACGAACCTCCGAAATTGTGAATTTATCTTGATGCTTATTCGTTCATCCACGAAAGACTTCCTTCGCAATAACCACTCGCTGAATCTCGCTCGTTCCTTCATAAATACGATTGATCCGTGAATCACGAAGCATTCTTTCGATTGGGAAATCCATCGTATAGCCGTAACCGCCAAATACTTGAAGCGATTCATTGATAATTGCATCCGCTTTTTCCGAAGCATAGGCTTTCACGATGGACCCTTCCAAGTTAAATGGTTTCTCTTCTTCCATCAGCCGGATGGCGCTTTCCAACATGGATTCGATAGCGAAAATCTCCATTTTCATTTCGGCAATTTTGTTCTGGATCGACTGGAAGCTCGCAATCGATTTTCCAAACTGCTGTCTCTCTTTGGCATACTCTACCGCCATTTCAAAAGCCCCTTTAGCCAAGCCAAGCGATTGAGCCGCAATTGACAACCGCCCATTCTGCATGACTCTCATCGCATACTTGAAGGCCTCTCCCACCTCACCGAGAACTTGAGAGGAAGGTACACGGACATTATCCAAGATGACATCACTTGTTTCCGAGCCCCGGATTCCCAACTTTTTCTCCACTTTCCCGATGGATAAACCCTCCGCCCCTTTTTCGACGATAAAAGCAGTGATTCCGCCGCGGGCTCCTTTTTCCATATCCGTTTTGGCAAACACGACGAAAACGTCTGCGGAAGGCGCATTTGTAATAAAGCACTTGCTTCCATTAATGATCCAATCGTCTCCATCCTTCTTCGCCATAGTCCGAATTCCCGCCGCATCTGATCCAGCTCCCGGCTCCGTCAAAGCGAAGGCGCCCAAATACTCCCCTTGAGCAAGCGGCGTTAAATACTTCCTTTTCTGTTCGTCTGTTCCTGCGACATAAATCGTATTCGATGCAATCGTTGTGTGTGCTCCGATAATCGCCGGAATCGAGCCTTCGATTTTCGCAAGCTCCTCCACCATCATGTAATACGCCCGCCACCCGAATCCGCTGCCTCCGTATTCTTCCGGAAAGGGAACGCCGAACATCCCCATTTCCTTCATCTCTTCCATCAAACCAGAAGGGACTTGATGATTTTCATCAATGGATGCTGCCACAGGAGCGATTTTCTCCTGCGCAAATCCTCGTATTGTACTAGAAAATATATCTAATTCCTCTTGGACTTCTTTCTCTTTTACCGCCATTTCCCCAACCCCTTACACAGTAATTTTGCCTAGTTCGTGTTTCACGATTTTACCAACCGAGTTTTTCGGCAAAGCATCTAAAAAGTATATTTTCACAGGGCATTTATAATTCGCCATTTTTTCTTTGCAGTACGTAATAATAGCCTCTTCGCTCAACTGATCACTTTCGTGAACACTGACATAAGCGACCACTTCTTCCCCGTATTTTTCATCAGGAATCCCGACGACTGCCGCCTCTTTAATAGAAGAAATTTCATAAAGAACTTCCTCGATCTGCTTCGGATAAATATTAATGCCGCCCCGAATAATGACATCCTTTTTTCTTCCGACGAGATAGAAATAGCCGTCTTCGTCTTCATACCCAATATCCCCGGTGTATAGCCAGCCATCCCGCAACGCTTCCTCCGTCGCCTTCGGGTTATTCAAATAACCCGCCATGACGACATCTCCCTTGACAATCAATTCTCCCCGCTCGCCCCGAGGGACTTCCCCTCCTTGTTCATCTACAACTTTCACTTGTTGGCCCGGAAGCGGGATGCCAATAGAGCCGATCTTTTGCGTGCCATGTAAAGGATTGGATGTCGAACAAGCCGCCGCTTCTGACAATCCCCAAGCTTCCAAAAATTGAAATGGATAGTTTTGTTGAAATCTATGAAATTCACTTTCTGTAAGGGGAGCTCCACCACATAAGCCGAATTTCAATGGGCTTAGATCATATTTCTGGATCTCTTCGGCAGGAAAATCAGCGAGTAGTTTATAAACAGTCGGCACACCTACTGTATAAGTAGGCTTGAACTGTTCGACATTTCGTAAAAACTCATTCGGATCGAAACGGTTTGTCAGCACCACACTTGCCCCAAGATAGATAGGCGCGCTTAGTGTAAAATGAATGGAATTGACATGGAATAACGGCAAAATTAAATACGAACGGTCACTCTCCTGTAAATGAAGGCTCTCGATCACACCGTGGATCATGCTCACAACATTCCGATGGGTCAATAAAACCCCTTTCGGCTTACCTGTCGTTCCAGACGTATAAATAATGAGTGCGACCGCTTCTTGATCGATCTCTTGCTCTGGTATTCCTTGACCTGTAAACAGGGATAAAAAACGAATTTCTCCCTCATTCACCGGTCCATCCAACAGAACTTGAACCGGATGGATTTCCATATTGCGCATAGCTTCCGCCGCTTTCTCTTTACATGAGTTTTCATAGAAAAAACATTTGGCGTTTGAGTTTTCCAGCTGATGCTTGATTTCATCAGGCTTCAAAGCAGGATTCATCGTTGTTATCGCCACGCCCAGTCGCCAGCACGCATATAACGTCCAAACAAATTCAATCCGATTGGAAGCTTGGATGGCCAAGACATCCCCTTGTTCGAGACGGAGAGACTTTTTCATCCCCTCCGCCAACTGCCCAATCTGCTGATCGAGTTCTTCATAAGAGAATGTTTTGTCTTTCTCGTATATTGCAATTTTGTGAGGATTTTTTCGTAATCCTTCCTTTAAAATGGTCGAAATCATACGTCCACCTCCCGAAAAACTCAATCCTACTTGCCCAAATATAATTGTTTAATTTCCTCATTTTGCCGCAGATCTTCTGCTTTTCCTTCCAGGGCAATCCGACCGTTTTCCAATACATACGCGTAATCGGAAATCTCCAATGCCATATGAGCATTCTGCTCCACTAACAGGATGGATGTCCCTTCCTTATTGATTGCCTGGATAATCTCAAAAATCTCTCGGACGATGATTGGTGCAATCCCAAGGGATGGTTCATCCAACAATAATACTTTCGGATTCCCCATCAGAGACCGGCCAATCGCTAACATCTGTTGTTCTCCACCACTCAAAGTACCCGCCTTTTGCTGAAGCCGCTCTTTCAGCCGCGGAAAATACGTGAACACTTTTTCCAGATTACGTTCATCCGTTTTCTTATCTTTCGATTGATACGCCCCGATTTTCAAGTTCTCCTCAACCGTTAGCAATGGAAACACACGGCGCCCTTCCGGACAATGAATGATCCCTTGTTTGACGATTTCATTGGAAGGTTTTCGAATGAAGGAAGACCCTTTCCATTCGAAATGACCTTGTTTCGGCTGGATCAGTCGGGAAATTGTTTTCAGTGTAGTCGATTTTCCAGCTCCATTTGCGCCGATTAGTGACACTATGGATCCTTCCTCCACTTGAATGGAAATTCCTTTCAACGCATGCACCTTTCCGTAATACGTATGAATATCAGTTAGCTTCAACAAGAGGCTCCACCTCCCCCAAATAGGCTTCGATGACAACCGGATCATTTTGCACTTCCTTCGGCAGCCCTTCCGCAATCTTTTGACCGAAATTGACAACAGTCAAATAATCCGACACTTTCATCACCAATGACATATCATGCTCGATCAATAAAACGGTATATCCCATCTCCTCTTTCAGACGGATGATCAATTCGCTGATTTGCTGCGTTTCAACAGGATTCATACCCGCAACCGGCTCATCCAACAGCAGCAGTTTCGGTTCCGCCATTATCGCGCGGCCGATATCGACCATCTTCTGATAACCGAAAGGGAGATCGGATACCTTTTCATGAGCAAGTTCCGTAATATCGAGCATTTCCATCACATCATATGCCTTATCCTTCGCTTCTTTTTCCGCTTTCCGGACAGAAGGCAAATGGACGGAAATGGAGAAAATATTGCGTTTCATCAAAGGATGCAATCCGGTTAATAGGTTTTCTAACACCGTCATTTCGGAAAACAACTCGACATTTTGGAAGCTTCGGGCAATGCCTTCCCGTACGACCTCATGCGGTTTCACTTTCAATAAATCTTTTTCATTGAAAAGGATACGGCCGCCTGTAGGTGTGTAGAAACGGCTAATGCAGTTGAACACGGTCGTTTTTCCCGCTCCGTTTGGCCCGATGATGGAATAAATACTGCCTTCCGGTACTGTGAACGACAGACGATCAACAGCAGTCAATCCCGCAAATTGGACAGTCACATTTTCAAAGGTTAACATCTCTCGCCACCCCTTTCACAGACGCGGAAGCCGATGCAGGCTCACTCGGCTCTTGTTTACTATGTGGTTTTTTCGCAAAATCAAAGAGGGACACGATCCCTTTCGGACGGAAAAACAGCACGAGCACGACCGCCAAACCAATGACAATATTCGTAATCCCGACGAACGCATTCGTGAAATGCGGAATAATCGTAAAGAGCACGGCACCAATAATGGCACCTGGAATGGAAGCCATCCCGCCGACCACAATCATGGCTAGTAACATCAGCGATGTCACGATGCTAAAATCATCCGGACTGACAAACCCAATCCAATACGCATATAACCCGCCCGCGATGCCAGTGAAGAAGGCGCTGATGACAAACATCATCGTTTTATTAAACGCGATATGGATACCGTTTGCCTGCGCAGCCACTTCACTGTCACGGATGGCAACAAACGCCCTGCCCAATCCGCTTTTCACAATATTATTCATGACCCAGATAATTAGGAGGGTTATGAGGACGACGACGTAGAAAAACTGAATGTCAGAAGAGAGGAAGGCGGGCCGGGTAACCGAGAGTCCCGAATAACCATTCGTCACGGTATCCCAATTCAATACAATTTGTGGAACGGATAGCCCGAACCCGAGTGTCGCTACCGCCAAAAAGTGGCCACTCAACCGGACGGCCGGCAAGCCAATCACCAAACCGATTACGCCTGTCACCACTCCAGAAAGTGGGAGCAATAGCCAGATCGGCAAATTATATTTCCCCGCTAAAATGGCGACCGTATATCCTCCGATTACGAGGAAAGCTGCATTTCCGACGGAGATCTGTCCACCGAAACCGACAAGCAGGTTCAAAGCCATCGCCGCGATGACATACACACAGGCCAGAACGAAGAGTGTCATGAAATAACCCGAATTCCCGACCAGCATCGGAAATGCCAGGGCAAATAAAATCAACAGGCCGACCCACGCTTTTTTATTCCCAAGAAGTTGTTTCATTGTTCATCACACCTTCTTCACCATTTTTTCTCCGCCGAATAGGCCTTGTGGACGAATGTAAAGCACTGCCACAATCAACAGGAAGGTATACACCATTTTCATTTCTGGAGCGCCATAGTAGCTGACCAGATTCTCAAAAACTCCGACAATCAATCCTCCAATTAATGCGCCAGGCAAACTGACAAACCCGCCAAGTACCGCGGCTGCAAAAGCCATCACCAAAACTGTGAACATCATATTGATATTCAGGAAAGTGATAGGCGCGGTCATCATACCGGCCACTCCACCAAGGATAGCTCCGATTGCCCAAATGGACAGAAAGACCGTTGACACTTTCACCCCCATCAGTTCGGCTGCTGTAATATCCTGTGATGAGGCCCGCATCGCCAACCCCACTTTGCTATATTTGAAGAAAAAGTAGAACAGCAACATCAAAACAGCAGTCAATCCAACAACAAATAACTCATTTGGCGTTACAAAAACCGAGCCAATCTGAAAAGGAGCCCCTTGCACAGCTTCCGGATAACTCGTCGGATGATGCCCCCAGATTAATCCGGCAACCCCGTTCAGAATGAGAAACAACCCCAGCGTCATCACCATCTGGAAAATATGGGATTGGTTCTGAATCCGCTTCATGAACACTTGATAAATGACAATACCGAGTATCGCGGCAAAGGCGAGTGCAAGGAAAAAGGAGACCAGATACGGCAAATTCAGGCTGGATAGAAACAGGAAACTGACAAATGTCGTGATCATCGCCATCTCCCCTTGCGCAAAATTCACTACGCCGGTCGTTTTATAAATGAGCACCATCCCTAATCCTGCCAGACCATACACACAGCCGAAGATCAATCCACTGATAATAATTTGCATTTTGCGTCCCACCTTTTCGCGTTCAAATTCAATTACATCTTTACATCATGACGTCCTCACTCAACCGATATATACCAAATCAACTTACCCAACTTGTAGAAAAAGAAGAAGAGACTCGACGCCTTTTCTTCTTTTCTCTTTTAATCCGAAGTAACTTCACCCGTTTTCGGATCGACTGTCATAATGACAGAAGTAGATTCGATTTTTCCGTCTTTCGCTTCAGTCAAATACAACGATGTGACGCCATAGTGATTTTCCTCGGAAAATGAAACACCTGCGTAAATGGAATCTTTCCAGTTGTCAAATGTATAGAAGGTTTCCAAAAAGCTTGGCCAGTCTAAGTTATCCTCGGCCCGTTTCAAGCCCTCAACGAACACTTCCGCACTTCCCCAGCCCGATTGACTTACACCAACCAACGGCTCTTTCGGATGATCGGACCCGAATCGTTCAACAAACAACTTCAAACTGTCGCTTTCATCTCCTCCACCCGGAATCGGAATCGTAGCAGCTGAAATCGTTCCATTCCAAACATCTTCTCCCGCAAGTTCAAAGAGATTCGAGTCATTACCGCCTACAGACGCAACAATATACGTAATATCATTTGCCCCGATCCGATAAAGAGCCTTTTTAAAGTTAGCTGCCGGATTCGGTGTACTCAATACAATGACAGCATCCGGTTTTGCATTTTGAATCTTTTGAGCTTGCGAACTGAACTCTACATCCGTTTGCAAGAAATTCACTTCTTCTACAATTTCTACATCCGCATAATTACCGATTGCTTCTTTGATCGCTTCATATCCTTCTTTTCCTAGATCATCATTCTGATAGGCGATGGCAATCGTTTTGGCATCCGCTTGATTGACCGCATAATCCAAAAGAAGTTTCGCTTCAATGGAGTAATTGATGACACTGCCACCCAATACGTTTGGAATCGGCGGATCCATCAATTGTTTATTTCCTGTCCCTGGCATAATGACAGGAATGCCTGTCTGCTTGTAATAATCCAAAACCGCTAAGTTGGCACTGGATCCTACGTTTCCAACCATTGCAAACACTTTATCCTGCTCCACAAGTCTTTTTACCATTTGAACGGTTTTCGCTGGTTCCCCTTGATTGTCATAGGCAACCAACTTCAACGTCCGTCCATTGACTCCCCCGTTTTCATTGATGTAATTGAAATAGGATTCAACCGCTTTCCGGCTCGAGTCATAAATGGCAGTAGCCCCGGTTTGCGGACCTACAAAACCAACAAGAATTTCACTATCCGTTACCCCTTGCGGTAAATCGCCCTTTCCTTCCGAAGCATCCGCACTGCTTGAAGTTCCCTCCGGCTCACCGTTACACGCGGCCAATAACATAATGATCATTAAACATAAGAAGCCTTTGATACCAATCTTCCGCCATTTTTTCCTATATCCTCGCTTATCCATTTTGCATTTCCTCCCTAAGATTTATTTTGGTTAAAAACTTTGTCCTTTCGGCCTCGCAATTCCATTTTTACACAAGAACCACCACCTCCATTTTAGAATATTGACGTTACATTCATTAAATTAAAACCGACCTTCCACAACTTTCTATACTCAATATCAGGAAACGCTTACATTTTTGTTCATAAATATAATTCAGCAAACCAAAATACTATTAATGAATGTGATTCACTATTTGTCCAGAAACTCCAAAACAAAAATAAATGAATCCATATTTATCAATGTTTATTAGCATTTTTAACAATGAACTAACCATCACTTTAAATGTATAGTAGTTTAATATTTGAATATTGTCAACAGTTATTTCAAACGAATTATTCGGTAATTGAATAGGATATCAATTATTTTCTGCATTTAATTAAAAAAAGGAGTGTTTTATTACCAAATTACAATTTACAAATATTACATAATGAATGAGTCATCATACTAAAACAAAAAAACAGAGGAACAATTCATTCCCCCGCTTGAAAGTATCGTTATTGATTTCGCTCCCCATGCACCCCCATCGCATCCCGCATCCACTCCGCCAATCCCTCCCCGAACTGATCAATATTCCTAGTGAATCGCTCATCAGCCACATACATTTCCCCTAACCCTTTGAACGCTTCCAAGGAATAGGAGCCAATTTTGTTGAGGAATGTATACCATTCGCCGATTGCTTCCTGCGCCTCGCTGGATTCGGGCTTGAGGTGACGGAGGTCTGCCAGTTTGATATAGATACGGTTCATCTCTGCCTCCAGCTCTTTTCCAAACTGGGCGACTTTTTTAGTCGATTCATCAACCGCTTGGTCTCCCCAGCGTTCCCTCGCCTCTTGTTCGTATGGATTATGACTGAAGTCAAACCCTTTAAATTTTTCTTCATTCGTCATTGTTCTTTCCCCCT from Bacillus sp. OxB-1 encodes:
- a CDS encoding branched-chain amino acid ABC transporter permease is translated as MKQLLGNKKAWVGLLILFALAFPMLVGNSGYFMTLFVLACVYVIAAMALNLLVGFGGQISVGNAAFLVIGGYTVAILAGKYNLPIWLLLPLSGVVTGVIGLVIGLPAVRLSGHFLAVATLGFGLSVPQIVLNWDTVTNGYSGLSVTRPAFLSSDIQFFYVVVLITLLIIWVMNNIVKSGLGRAFVAIRDSEVAAQANGIHIAFNKTMMFVISAFFTGIAGGLYAYWIGFVSPDDFSIVTSLMLLAMIVVGGMASIPGAIIGAVLFTIIPHFTNAFVGITNIVIGLAVVLVLFFRPKGIVSLFDFAKKPHSKQEPSEPASASASVKGVARDVNL
- a CDS encoding branched-chain amino acid ABC transporter permease, producing MQIIISGLIFGCVYGLAGLGMVLIYKTTGVVNFAQGEMAMITTFVSFLFLSSLNLPYLVSFFLALAFAAILGIVIYQVFMKRIQNQSHIFQMVMTLGLFLILNGVAGLIWGHHPTSYPEAVQGAPFQIGSVFVTPNELFVVGLTAVLMLLFYFFFKYSKVGLAMRASSQDITAAELMGVKVSTVFLSIWAIGAILGGVAGMMTAPITFLNINMMFTVLVMAFAAAVLGGFVSLPGALIGGLIVGVFENLVSYYGAPEMKMVYTFLLIVAVLYIRPQGLFGGEKMVKKV
- a CDS encoding ABC transporter substrate-binding protein; the protein is MDKRGYRKKWRKIGIKGFLCLMIIMLLAACNGEPEGTSSSADASEGKGDLPQGVTDSEILVGFVGPQTGATAIYDSSRKAVESYFNYINENGGVNGRTLKLVAYDNQGEPAKTVQMVKRLVEQDKVFAMVGNVGSSANLAVLDYYKQTGIPVIMPGTGNKQLMDPPIPNVLGGSVINYSIEAKLLLDYAVNQADAKTIAIAYQNDDLGKEGYEAIKEAIGNYADVEIVEEVNFLQTDVEFSSQAQKIQNAKPDAVIVLSTPNPAANFKKALYRIGANDITYIVASVGGNDSNLFELAGEDVWNGTISAATIPIPGGGDESDSLKLFVERFGSDHPKEPLVGVSQSGWGSAEVFVEGLKRAEDNLDWPSFLETFYTFDNWKDSIYAGVSFSEENHYGVTSLYLTEAKDGKIESTSVIMTVDPKTGEVTSD
- a CDS encoding MerR family transcriptional regulator — its product is MKVKEVAELTGVSVRTLHHYDEIGLLKPDDVTEAGYRLYSDSNLATLQQILFFRELGFPLKKIKELLGSPTFDRKEAFELQLDMLIAKRKQLDIMIETIEKTIQHEKGERTMTNEEKFKGFDFSHNPYEQEARERWGDQAVDESTKKVAQFGKELEAEMNRIYIKLADLRHLKPESSEAQEAIGEWYTFLNKIGSYSLEAFKGLGEMYVADERFTRNIDQFGEGLAEWMRDAMGVHGERNQ